The Spirosoma oryzicola genome contains the following window.
TAGTCCGCGAAAACCTGCGTGATTTGGGCGCTCTGGCTTTGTTTTTTCTTATTCAGTAATTGCCTCGGTCAACTAGTGATTTAGTGTTATCGATAGAACAATACAAAGAAATTATAGGCTTACTAATCATATAAACATAAACTTTCATAGAATTTACATTTTCTTTTAGGGTTAACAGGGCCGTTTCCTGACTTACACTATGAACAGCGACCTTAGCTGTTTACCAACTTTATGACTCCATTTGACTTTCGTCAGCTCCTGCGTCGATACCAATCCGGGCAAGCAACGGCCGAAGAAACCCGGCGATTAGAAGCCTGGTATGAATCGATGGGAACTAAGTCAAAACAACCCGTTGACTCCGTGGAGGATGAAGCCGTTCAGCAACGGATGTGGGCGTACATTCAGACAGAGACGGATTCGCAAACAGTCGTTCGGTCCTTGCCGGTCTATCGGCAGAGCTGGTTTCGGGTGGCAGCCTCCGTGCTATTGCTACTAGGCCTGTTCGGCTACGGACTCTGGCAATGGTCGGACGGACGAAAAGAGCCAGTCGAGTTGCTGAGTGTGCAGATGAACAATACCAAGCACCCCATGCGCATCCGGCTCGACGATGGTAGCGACGTAACACTCGAACCAGGTAGCTTTCTCCGCTATCCCAGTCATTTTTCGGCCACCAAACGTGAAGTATTTCTGACGGGAGAGGCTTTTTTCAGTGTGACCCGCCAGCCACAACGACCGTTCCTGGTTATAACCGACCGCGTAGTGACCAGGGTATTGGGTACGAGTTTTCGGGTAAAAGCATTCGGCGGGAAAGCCAACGTATCGGTGACGGTTCGGACCGGGAAAGTGTCGGTATTTAGTCGGCCAACGACCAGTTCCTCGTCAAAGGAACTGGATAATGCGGTGGTGCTGGTACCGAATCAGCGGGCGGTGTTTTACCCAGCCGACGCGCGATTAGTGAAAACGCTGGCTGAAAATCCGGTGTTGCTGACACCCGACAACCAGCAGCCTGATTTCAACTTTGTAGACACACCGCTACCGGTGGTTTTCGACCGGCTGGAAAAAGCGTACGGCGTTGATTTTGTGTACGATGCCGATGCGCTGGCCCGCTGTACGCTCACGGCCCGACTGAGTAACGAATCGCTTTACGAAAAACTAGCGCTCATCAGCGAAGTAACCCACGCCCGTCACGAAGTAATTGATGGGCAAGTGGTTATCGACAGCCGTGGGTGTACGCCCGCCCATAAACCGACAACGCCTTAAACCGATTAGACCAACGCTTATGAATCACCAAAGACTCCTTACGTTAGCCCTTTAGTCACGAAAAAGCCGGTAATGCACCACCATCACCGGCTTGAAATTCCCTGATTTTTCTCTGTCGCGAAACATGAGTTTACAAAACGCCCGATTACCGGGCGCAGGGATTGTTTTTGTCCAGATTTCCTATGAACCCTTTCAAAACACCTTAAAAGTATGCATCGCCAGCCAACTTTACCAGCATTGTTGTGGGCAATTATGAAAATTACTGTCTGCCAATTTCTGTTCGCTATTTTATTTGTTAGTATTTCGATAGCTCACGAAGGTCGGGCGCAGGAAGTGCTTAGCCGTCGGGTTACGCTGACGGCCATCGACCAGCCCGCTCGAACCATCCTAAACCGGCTGGAGCAACTGACCGATACCCGGTTTATGTATAGTACCGAAGTCATCAAAGCCGACCGGCTTGTTTCGGTTTCTGTGCAGGAACAGCGGCTTGATAACGTATTGACTCAACTTCTGGAACCGCTTCACATCACCTATCGAGTGGTGGGTCAGCAAATTGTGCTCAACATAACCACCGAAGAACCAGAGGCCACACCGGTAGCACCCCTGATTACGGGTAAAGTAACGGCTAAAAATGGCGACGTGCTACCCGGTGTCAACGTAACGGTAAAAGGAACTACGCGGGGAGCGTCAACCGATGCGCAGGGACAGTACAAGCTGGAAGCCGAATCGGGCCAGACGTTGACGTTCTCGTTTATCGGGTATAAAAACCAGGACGTGGTGCTGACGGGTCAGACAACCGTAGATGTAATACTGGAAGAGAGTTCAGCCACGTTGCAGGAAGTAGCGGTTGTAGGATCGCGGTCGAGCGTGGCCCGGACTGATGTTGAACGCGCAGTACCGGTCGACGTACTGACATCCAAAGAACTGCAATCGACGGGCCAGGTCGAGCTGAGCCAGCAGGTGCAGTTTACGTCGCCTTCGTTCAATTCGGCCAAGAATGGAATCAATGGCGTAGCCAGTTACGCCGACCCAGCCTCGCTCAAGGGCCTGTCGCCCGATCAAATGCTGGTATTGGTGGATGGGAAACGGCGGCATCAGTTTGCCGCGGTGAACCTGAACGTAACGGTCGGTAAAGGCACCGTTGTAACCGATATGAACGCCGTACCGACGCTGGCTGTCGAGCGGCTGGAAATCCTGCGCGATGGGGCTGCGGCTCAGTACGGTTCCGACGCCATTGCGGGTATTGTCAACCTGAATCTGAAAAAATCCGTCGGAACGGGCAGCGCGATGCTGCAATACGGCGTGACGAGTCGGGGCGATGGGGGTGGCTATACGGCGGGCGTAAACTACGGTTTTCGCCTGGGAAAAACGGGGTATCTGAACGTAACGGGGAGTTATCAGGACGCAGCTGGTACCGACCGTTCGGACCCGTACAATCCACAACCGGTGGCCGGCGGAGCGTATACCGGGATATACACCAACAACAAAACGACCGATGAGTCGACTCGCGAATCGCGGGGTGTTTACGGCCAGTACGGTACATTTCGGGTAACGCAATACGGTAGCAACGCCATGAAATCGGGGCAACTGTTTTATAACGCAGGCCTGCCACTGAGCAAAAACTGGACCTTATATTCGTTTGGTGGCTTTTCGCGCAAACGGGTGAACGCACTGGGCTTTTTCCGCACCGCCAACCCGGCCACCGGTACAACCAATCCCGCCATTTACCCTGATGGGTTTACGCCACAGTTGCCGGGTACAGTGCAGGATTACTCCGTGGTACTGGGGGTTCGCAAGAAGGTGCTCGAAGGCTGGAACATGGATTTCAGCACGGGCTACGGGTCTAACTACCTCGATCAGAACGTAACCAATTCAACCAACGCGTCACTGGGCGCCAATTCGCCCAAAGACTTCTACGTGGGACGGATTGCTTTCGGCCAGAGCGTGAGCGAAATCAACCTTAACAAAACCATGTACGGGGTGATGGGCACCAAAACGCTGAGCCTTGCATTAGGAGCCCAGTACCGTATCGACCAGTTTCAGCTCAAAGCGGGTGATCCGGCCAGCTACCAGGTTGGACCGTTGGCCGCTACTAACAACAAGATTCCCGGATCGCAGGGACGCGTCGGTATCGGGCTGGATGATGAGACCAACCGGACTCGCTCGAACGTCGGTATGTACGTCGACGTAGAAAGCGATCTGACCGAGCGACTCTTGCTGACCGGCGCGTTGCGGTACGAAAACTACAGCGATTTTGGGGGTAATCTGTCGGGTAAACTGGCAACGCGTTACAAGCTGAATGACAATTTTTCCATTCGCGGTTCCATCAACCGGGGCTTCCGGGCACCGCTGCTGCAACAGGTCGCCAATGCCGTGACAACCTCGACGGTACAGAACGGTGTCGTAACATCAACCAAGGAAATTCCAAACAGTGACCCACGCCTGAACCAGATCGGTATCGAAAGCCCGAAAGCCGAAACGTCGTGGAATTACAACCTGGGTCTGACGGCCAAAGCCGCCCGCAATAAGCTTCTGTTTACGCTGGATGCTTACCAGATCGACATTCGCGACCGGATTATCATCACGGAGAATCTGCGGGTGGCCAACATTGCGGCTTTGAAACCCTTGTTCCCCGGCCTCCAGGAAATTACGTTCTTCACCAACCAGGTCAACACACAAACGCGGGGTATCGACTTTGTCACCTCGTTCCGGCAGACGCTCCGTCGCAGCAATGTCTTTACGGCAAGCGTTGCCCTGACGGTGAATAAGACCGAAATTGTTGGAACGAAAGGAACACCTGCCCAGTTGCAGACCGGTACGACCGCTCCGATTCTGCTGATTGATACCGTAAGCCGCGCCCTGATCGAAACGAGCCAGCCCCGCACCAAAGTGCTGGTATCGCTAGGTTATCAGGTAGGTAAGCTGACAGTGAATCTACGCTCGACGTATTTCGGCTCAGTAACGGCCTGGGAAAAACCAAGCGGATTACCTCACCGCGTACAGACCTTCGGCGGCAAAAACCTGTTCGACGTATCAGCAGTATATGCCTTCAGCAAACTGCTTTCGCTGACGGTTGGCGGCAACAACATCACCAACGTATACCCCGACCGTGTCTTTAGCAACTATGCATCCTACAGCAACGGTCAGGTACCCTACACCCGAAACGCCAACCAGTTCGGATTCAACGGAACGTATTACTACGCCAACCTGATGGTCAATTTTTAGAAAACTTACAGCATTTTCTGTCATCCCGGCCCTATGGTTGGTATGGCAGAAAAGGAGAATCAATCTGATTATGGTGAACATCGCACTGTTACTGATTTGTCTGCTGTCGGGAGGGCTTTTGCGAACGAGTCGGTTGCTGCCTACCGATGCCCACTTGACCTTGAATCAGTTGCTGGTAACGGTGTTCATCCCGGCCCTGACGCTACGGCACATTCCCGATATGCACCTCAGCCCGCAGTTTTGGTTACCGGTGCTGGTTCCGTGGTTCGTGTTCCTGATGGGGCTGTTGTTTTTCGGATTGGCTGGGCATTCGCTGCGAGACACTCCACAGGCGCTCGACCGACCGACACTCGGTTCACTTCAACTAACCGGCGGTATCAGCAGTGTATCGTTCGTAGGCTTCCCTCTGTTCGAACTACTCCACGGCGAACGGGGGCTGGCGGTTGGCATTGTGATGAGTCAGGCCGGAACGTTCGGTGTGGCGATGACGCTAGGCGTAGCGCTCGCAAGCTGGCATACGGCACGACACCATCCGGTGGGGCAATATTCTTCAGGACAACCTCCGTTGGGGCACCATCCGGTGGGGCACCATCCGGTGGGGCAACCATCCGTTCGGAAAATGTTGGGCAATATGCTTCGGTTTCCGCCCTTCCCGGTGTTTCTGCTGGCGCTGGCGGCTAATTTGGCTGGCTATCAGCACTCGGCGCTGGTCCGTGATCTGCTCGACAAAATCAGTGCCCCGTTTACGGTGC
Protein-coding sequences here:
- a CDS encoding FecR family protein, yielding MTPFDFRQLLRRYQSGQATAEETRRLEAWYESMGTKSKQPVDSVEDEAVQQRMWAYIQTETDSQTVVRSLPVYRQSWFRVAASVLLLLGLFGYGLWQWSDGRKEPVELLSVQMNNTKHPMRIRLDDGSDVTLEPGSFLRYPSHFSATKREVFLTGEAFFSVTRQPQRPFLVITDRVVTRVLGTSFRVKAFGGKANVSVTVRTGKVSVFSRPTTSSSSKELDNAVVLVPNQRAVFYPADARLVKTLAENPVLLTPDNQQPDFNFVDTPLPVVFDRLEKAYGVDFVYDADALARCTLTARLSNESLYEKLALISEVTHARHEVIDGQVVIDSRGCTPAHKPTTP
- a CDS encoding AEC family transporter; translated protein: MVNIALLLICLLSGGLLRTSRLLPTDAHLTLNQLLVTVFIPALTLRHIPDMHLSPQFWLPVLVPWFVFLMGLLFFGLAGHSLRDTPQALDRPTLGSLQLTGGISSVSFVGFPLFELLHGERGLAVGIVMSQAGTFGVAMTLGVALASWHTARHHPVGQYSSGQPPLGHHPVGHHPVGQPSVRKMLGNMLRFPPFPVFLLALAANLAGYQHSALVRDLLDKISAPFTVLALISVGMQLQWRVRPEERSHLLLGLSYKLLLAPLLVFLLCRFWLGRQDYVADLCVIGSAIGPMNTAAILASRYGLNAPLASQMVGIGIPLSFPVLFLIYYLMERGFL
- a CDS encoding TonB-dependent receptor, with the translated sequence MKITVCQFLFAILFVSISIAHEGRAQEVLSRRVTLTAIDQPARTILNRLEQLTDTRFMYSTEVIKADRLVSVSVQEQRLDNVLTQLLEPLHITYRVVGQQIVLNITTEEPEATPVAPLITGKVTAKNGDVLPGVNVTVKGTTRGASTDAQGQYKLEAESGQTLTFSFIGYKNQDVVLTGQTTVDVILEESSATLQEVAVVGSRSSVARTDVERAVPVDVLTSKELQSTGQVELSQQVQFTSPSFNSAKNGINGVASYADPASLKGLSPDQMLVLVDGKRRHQFAAVNLNVTVGKGTVVTDMNAVPTLAVERLEILRDGAAAQYGSDAIAGIVNLNLKKSVGTGSAMLQYGVTSRGDGGGYTAGVNYGFRLGKTGYLNVTGSYQDAAGTDRSDPYNPQPVAGGAYTGIYTNNKTTDESTRESRGVYGQYGTFRVTQYGSNAMKSGQLFYNAGLPLSKNWTLYSFGGFSRKRVNALGFFRTANPATGTTNPAIYPDGFTPQLPGTVQDYSVVLGVRKKVLEGWNMDFSTGYGSNYLDQNVTNSTNASLGANSPKDFYVGRIAFGQSVSEINLNKTMYGVMGTKTLSLALGAQYRIDQFQLKAGDPASYQVGPLAATNNKIPGSQGRVGIGLDDETNRTRSNVGMYVDVESDLTERLLLTGALRYENYSDFGGNLSGKLATRYKLNDNFSIRGSINRGFRAPLLQQVANAVTTSTVQNGVVTSTKEIPNSDPRLNQIGIESPKAETSWNYNLGLTAKAARNKLLFTLDAYQIDIRDRIIITENLRVANIAALKPLFPGLQEITFFTNQVNTQTRGIDFVTSFRQTLRRSNVFTASVALTVNKTEIVGTKGTPAQLQTGTTAPILLIDTVSRALIETSQPRTKVLVSLGYQVGKLTVNLRSTYFGSVTAWEKPSGLPHRVQTFGGKNLFDVSAVYAFSKLLSLTVGGNNITNVYPDRVFSNYASYSNGQVPYTRNANQFGFNGTYYYANLMVNF